In Sulfuritortus calidifontis, the sequence TCGATCACCTGCGGCTGACCGAATGGCGCCAGGCTGGCCCCTGGGAGATCCAGGACAACCCCCTGCGCGCCCTGCGCCCGGCCCGCTCCAGTGCGGCCAAGATCGAAGGCCTGCGCCAGCCGTTCAACCCCGAGGGCTTTCATTTCGGCCGCCCCTTCCTGGCCAAGGAGATCTTCTGGCAGGGAGAACTGCTGGGTGCGGATGTCGCCCTGCTCTACAACAAGTTTCCCTTCGCCCCGCTGCACGGCCTCCTGGTGCCGGACAAGGCGGCCGGCCTGCCGCAGTTCCTCACCCCGCACTGGCACGACTATGCCTGGCGCCTGACCGAAACGCTTGGCGCCGCCCTGCCCGGTTTCGGCCTGGCCTACAACAGCCTGGGCGCCCATGCCTCGGTCAACCATCTGCATTTCCAGAGCTTCGTGCGCGCCACCCCGCTGCCGCTCCTGGCGCCCGACTGGACCCACAACGGCGGCAACCGGCCCTACCCGGCCAGCTGCCAGGTCCACACCGACAAGCACGCCGCCTGGCAGGCGCTCGACGCCCTGCATACGGCGGAGTCCGCCTACAACCTGATTTACCTGCCGGGCCGGCTCCATATCCTGCCGCGCCGGCGCCAGGGCGATTACCGGCCCGCCGCCTGGGCCGGCAACCAGGCCTGGTATGAGCTGGCCGGCGGCGTCACCAGCTTCAACCGGCGAGACTACGAAGCGCTCACGGCCGAGGCCATCGCAGCGGAACTTGCGCGCCTGGCTTTGCCCTAACGGCTTTGGCTTTCTTTTGCCCGGGCGGCATGGCATTGTTCGCCGATAAGCTCAAACAAACCGATATGGACCGCCTGACACGTCGCCTGCTCCGCATCGCCGCCTGGACCGCCCTCGCCGGCGGCGTCGTCTTCAGCGGCGTGCTGCTGACGGCCAAATACGTCCTGCTGCCTCAATTGGGCGAGCAGCGGGTCCTGGTCGAGCAGAGCGTGGGCCAGGCAATCGGCCGCACCGTGCGAATCGGCGGCCTCTACGCCGACTGGCGCGGCCTGCACCCCCGGCTGCTGCTGACCGAGGTCAGCATCCTGGGCGCCGGGCCGGAAACGCCGCTGACTCTGCCCCGGGTCGATGCCACGGTGTCCTGGACCAGCCTGATTTTCTTCGAGCCGCGCCTGGCCGAGATCAGTCTGCACGCACCCAAGCTGACCCTGCGCCGGGACAAGGCCGGCGTCATCTACGTGGCCGGCATCCCGGTCAATCAGGCCGAGGCAGCCAGCGATCTACCCGACTGGCTGCTGCGCCAGCGTCTCATCCTGGTCAGCGATGCCGAGGTGACCTGGCTCGATGAGAAGATCGACGCGCCGCCGCTCAAACTGACCCGGCTCAACGCTGCCCTGCACAATATCCTGGGCCGGCATCGCCTGGGTCTGACCGCCCTGCCGCCCGCCGATGTCGCGCACCGACTGGATCTGCGCGCCGACCTACGCGGTGGCAGCGTCAACCGACCCGAAGACTGGTCGGGCCAGCTCTACAGCCAGGTCGACGAGGTCGATCTGAGCGCCTGGAACCGGCAGACCCCCTGGGCGCAGGACACGGTGCAGGGCGGCCGCGGCAGTCTGCGCTTCTGGGTCGAGCTGAAAAATGGTGCGCTCAAGCAAGTCACCGGTGACAGCCGCCTGCGCGACATCACCCTGCAATTCGCCAAGGATCTGCGTATCCTCGCCTTCCGCAACCTGGACAGCCGCATCGTCTGGCAACGCACCAGGAAAGGCGGCCATGCCATCCACACCGAGAACCTGCGCTATACCACCGCCACCGGTGAGGCCTCCAGCGCGGCCAAGCTCAGCCTGCGCCTGGAGCCGGATGCCAAGGGCGCGCTCAAGCCGAGCCAGGCCGAAGCCCAGGGCCTGCGGCTGGAGGCGGTCGCCGCCCTGGCCGACGCCATTCCGCTGCCGAAAAGCCTGCACGACCTGATCCAGAAGCTCGGCCCCCGCGGCTTCATCGATTTCGCCGAGGCCGAGCAGCTCGAGGGCAACCGCTACCGCGCGACCGCCCGTTTCCAGCAGGTCGGCATCAACGCTTATGGCAAGCTGCCGGGCTTTGCCAACCTGAGCGGCCGGCTCAAGACCGATCAGGACGGCGGCGAGGCCCAGATCGACAGCACGAACCTCGGCCTCGACTACCCCGGTGTGTTCCGCAATCCCCTGGCCTTCGCCGACCTGCGCGCCCGCCTGAAGTGGCAGCTGCCCAAGGCGGGCGGCCTCGATCTGACCATCGAATCGCTGAAGCTGGTCAACGACGACCTCAAAGGCAACGCCCAGGGCAGCATCCGCCTGGTTCCCGGCCAGAGCCCGCTGCTCGATCTGCAAGCCCAGCTCGACCATGGCGAGGCCAACGCGGTGTGGAAATACCTGCCGCATGCGGTGGTCGACAACACCCAGGCTTGGCTCAAGCGAGGCCTGATCAGCGGCTATTCCGACGACACCCGGCTCAGCCTCAAGGGCCCGATCGACAAGTTCCCCTTCGACAAAGGCGGCGGCGAATTCAAGGTCAGTGTGCGCATGCGCAACGGCGTGCTCGACTACGCCCCCGGCTGGCCGCGAATCGACAACATCCAGGGCAGCCTGGTCTTCCATGACAAGAGCATGACCTTGAACGCCGAGCCGGGCGCCCGCATCCTCGGCATCCCGCTGGGCAAGGTCACCGCCAAGATCCCCGACCTGCACTACTCCTGGGATGAGACCCTGTTCATCACCGGCACCGCAGCCGGGCCGACCCAGGGCTTTTTCGAGTTCATCCGCTCAAGCCCGGTGTTCGATCACACCGGCCGCTTTACCGAGGCCATGCGGGCAGAGGGCAACGGCGAGCTCGCCCTGCATCTGGAACTGCCTTTGCGCCATATCGCCGACACCACCGTCGGTGGCAGCTACCGCTTCGCCGACAATCGCCTCGACCCTGGTCTGGGCCTGCCCGTGCTGGATGCCGTCAGCGGCCAGATCGACTTCACCGACAAGAGCGTCAGTGGCCAGCGGATCAAGACCCTGGTGTTCAAACAGCCGGCCGAACTCAACATCGCCAGCGAGGCCGGCGGCCGGGTCCGGGTCGATCTCGCGGGCCGGGCCACAGCCCAGGCGTTGGGCGAATACCTGCCGGCCAGCCTGGCCCGCCGCCTCTCGGGCGCCACCAACTATCGCGCCCAGATCGGCCTCAAGGAGCGCAAGACCAGCCTGCGCATCGAGTCGGATCTGATCGGCCTGGCCAGCAGCCTACCACCGCCGTTCGACAAGCCGGCCGCCTCGGCCATGCCCTTGCTCGTGAGCAAGACCGATCCGGGCGAGACGGTGCAGCTGCGCTATGGCAACCTGCTCACCGCCAGCCTGCTGCCCGGCGACGGCGGCATCAAGCGCGCCACCTTCCGCCTGGGCGCTGGCGACACCACCTTGCCGGCCGAGGGCATCGCCCTGCGCGGCAGCCTGCCCTTCCTCGACCTCGACGCCTTGCGCGCCCTGCTACCGACCGGATCGACGGCCAAAGGGGCGGTCGTCAACGACATCAACATCTCCTTCGGTGAACTGCTGGTGGAGCAGCGTCGCTTCCACCACCTCAACATCCAGGCCAAACCCTGGGCCAAGGGCTGGCAACTCAAGCTGAACGGCCAGGAGATCCAGGGCGAGGCCAGTTACCAGTTTGCCGAAGGCAACGCCCCGGCCCGGATCAACGGGCAGTTCAAGAAACTCCACATCCCGCAGGCCGAAGACGCACCTGGCCGGAATGCCGCGGCCAGCGCCGAATCGCGCCCGGCGATCGACATCCAGGCCGAGCGTTTCGGTCTGGGCGATCAGGACTACGGCGCCCTGACCCTCAAGCTCAATCCGCTGCCGCAGCGCTGGCAGGTGCACGATTTCAGCCTCGCCAGCCCCGACGGGCAGATCGCCGCCAACGGCGAACTGTCCTACACTCCCCGACGGCTGACCGCCCTCAACGTCACGGCCAAGGTCAACAACCTGGGCCGCCTGCTCGGCCGCCTAGGCCATCCGGATGCCATGAAGCGCGGCGAGGGCGAGGCCAGCGGCCAGTTCACCTGGCCCGGCGGGCTCGAGCACTTCCAGCTCGGCAAATTCAACGGCGAGATGCGGCTCAAACTGAAGAACGGCCAGTTCACCAAAATCGACCCCGGCGCGGCCAAGCTGCTCGGCATCCTCAGCCTGCAATCGCTGCCCAAGCGGATCACCCTGGACTTCCGTGATGTCTTCACCGAAGGCTTTGCCTTCGATGAAATCAACGGCGGCGTTTTGATCGACCGCGGCAATGCCTATCTCAAGAATCTCAGCATGGATGGCCCCACGGCCAGGGTGCTCATGGGCGGCAAGATCGGCCTGGCCGACGAGACCCAGTCGCTGCGGGTGACGGTGACACCCAAGCTGGAAGAAAGCCTGGCGGTCGGCGCCGCCCTGATCGGCGGCCCGATCGCCGGCGTCGGCGCCTATGTCGCCAGCAAGGTGCTGAAAGACCCCCTGGGCCAGGCCACCACCTTCGACTATCAGGTCACGGGCACCTGGAGCGAACCGGTCGTGGTCAAACTGGCCAAAACAGCCACGACCAAGAGCGAGGAAAAACCCTGATGCGCACGCCGCTTTGGCTTGGCTTTCTGCTCTGCGCATTTCCGCTTGCCGCCCTCGGCCGAGATTGTGTACCCTCGGATGAACTGTGGTCGAAACCACGCAATGCCGCTGTAGTGCTGGCCGATCCGGCCATCCGCGAATGCGTGCTGCCGTTTCTGCAAAGCGGCCAGGCCAGGCTGACCCTGCGCCACGCCCCGGACGAAGAGGCCCAGCTGCGTGCGGCCGATCTGCGCTGGTGGCTGATCGCGCTGGGCCTGGAACCCGACCGGATCGCGCTGGCGGAAGCGACCAAGGCCACCGACCCCCTTGTACTGGAACTGACGGAACCCAAGTGACTCGCAAAACGACCTCCAGCTTCGCCAAGACCCGCAGCCGCGCCACGCCCAAGGCCCAGGACAATTCCGGCCTGTTGCGCGTGGCCGCGATCCAGATGGCCTCCGGCCCCAACGTCTCGGCCAACCTGGCCGAGGCCGAGCGCCTGATCGAGCAGGCGGTGGCCAGCGGTGCCAAGCTGGTGGCCCTGCCGGAGTACTTCGCCATCATGGGCCTGAAGGACACCGACAAGGTCGCCGCGCGCGAGGCCGAGGGCAAGGGGCCGATCCAGAAATTCCTCGCCACCCAGGCCAGGAAGCACCAGATCTGGCTGGTCGGCGGCTCGGTGCCGCTCGAATGCGACAACCCGAAGAAGGTGCGCAACAGCTGCCTGGTCTACGACGACAAGGGCAAGCAGGTCGCCCGCTACGACAAGATCCATCTGTTCGGTCTGGAGCTGGGCAACGAGCGCTACCGGGAGGAAACCACCATCGAACCGGGCGACAAGGTGGTCGTGGTCGACACCCCGTTCGGCCGGATCGGCCTGTCGATCTGCTACGACCTGCGCTTTCCCGAACTGTACCGGGCCATGGGCGAGGTCGACATCATCGTCGTGCCCTCCGCCTTCACCGCCACCACCGGCAAGGCCCATTTCGAGACCCTGGTGCGCGCCCGCGCCATCGAGAACCTGGCCTACGTCATCGCCCCGGCCCAGGGCGGCTATCACCTGTCGGGGCGCGAGACCCACGGCGACACCATGATCGTCGATCCCTGGGGCAACGTGCTCGACCGCCTGCCGCGCGGCTCCGGTGTCGTCAGCGCCGCGATCAACCGCGGCTACCAGGAGAGCCTGCGCAAGAGCCTGCCGGCGCTCAAGCATCGCAGCCTCAATTGCAGCAGCGCGATCAAGGTCGAAGTCATCAAGGCCGTCGGCGCATGAGTGCCGACCTGTTCGTCACGGCGCAGGCCACCCTGCTCGCGCCGAACGAGCTGGAACCCCGGCAGCTGGATGGTGTGTTCGGCCTGCTCGCCGCGCATCGGCTCGACGATGCCGACCTCTATTTCCAATACAGCCGCTCCGAGGCCTGGAGCCTGGAAGAGGGGCGGGTCAAATCCGGCAGCTTCAGCATCGACCAGGGCGTCGGCGTGCGCGCCGTGGTCGGCGACAAGACCGCCTTCGCCTATTCCGACGACATCCGGCTGCCCGCCATCGAGGAGGCCGCCCGCACCGCGCGCGCCATCGCGGCGGCCGGCGGCAGCGCCTCGGTCAGAACCCCGGTCGCGGTGACCGGGCGTCAGCTCTACCAACCGCTCGACCCGCTCGCCTCGCTGGCCGAGGCCGACAAGGTCGCCCTGCTGCATCGCCTGGAGGACTATGCGCGCAAGCTCGATCCCCGGGTGAGCCAGGTCATCGCCAGCCTTGCCGGCGAATACGAGGTGATCTACGTCGCCCGTCTCGATGGTCGGGTGGCGGCCGACGTCCGCCCCCTGGTGCGGGTCTCGCTCCAGGTCATCGTCGAACAGGACGGCCGGCGCGAGCAGGGCAGCTCCGGCGGTGGCGGCCGCTTCGACTACGGCTACTTCACCGACGCCATCCTCCAGGACTATGCGCGGCAGGCCGTGCACCAGGCGGTGACCAACCTCGCCGCCAAACCCGCCCCGGCCGGCCCGATGACCGTGGTGCTCGGCGCCGGCTGGCCCGGCATCTTGCTGCATGAGGCGATCGGCCACGGCCTGGAAGGCGACTTTAACCGCAAGGGCAGCTCGGCCTTCTCGGGGCGCATCGGCCAGCGCGTCGCCGCCCCCGGCGTCACCGTGGTCGACGACGGCACCCTGCCCAACCGGCGCGGCTCGCTCAACATCGACGACGAGGGCAACCCGACCGAGTGCACCGTGCTGATCGAGGACGGCATCCTCAGGGGCTACATGCAGGACGCCCTGAACGCCCGGCTCATGGGCATGGCGCCCACCGGCAATGGCCGGCGCGAATCCTTCGCCCACCTGCCCATGCCGCGCATGACCAACACCTACATGCACGCCGGCGACAAGGCGCCGGAAGAGATCATCGCCTCGGTGCAAAAGGGTCTCTACGCCGCCAACTTCGGCGGCGGCCAGGTCGACATCACCAGCGGCAAGTTCGTCTTCTCGGCGGCCGAGGCCTACCTGATCGAGGACGGCAGGATCACCCAGCCGGTGAAAGGCGCCACCCTGATCGGCAACGGCCCGGACGCCCTGACCCGGGTGACCATGATCGGCAACGACATGCGCCTCGACTCCGGCGTCGGCACCTGCGGCAAGGAAGGCCAGAGCGTGCCGGTCGGCGTCGGCCAGCCCACCCTGCGCATCGACGGCCTCACCGTCGGTGGCACCCAGTAAGTACTATTCCGAGGGTTTTCGATAAAGCTGTCACACGGCGGCCATCCTTGGCCTATATAAGAAACTCGCATTTCTTATACCTAGGGAGACCCGTCATGCAGACCAGCGAGATCAAACCGAGCAAGAAACCCGCGGCCAAGCCCAAGACCGCCGCGACCAAGCCTGCCGCCGCCAAGCGCACAACCGCCGGCACCGCCAGAAAGACCAAGCCCCTCGATGCCGACCTGCGCCACAAGCTGATCACCGAGACCGCCCACTTCCTGTCGGAAAAGCGCCGCAGCGGCGCCAGCGAGCTCGACGACTGGCTGTTCGCGGAGAAATTGGTGGAAGGGGTGAGTGGGGCGATACGGTAGGGTGTTGCCGCCATTGCGAGCCCCCGCTGCGCTAGGATGAAGCGCGCAGTGCTGTGGCAACCCGGGTTTTGTACTCGTAGCGCGTTATGTTCCCAAGTAGAGCAATACGTCCACGTCGGGCCGTTGGTCGGGGCCGCCCGGCAGCGGGCATACTTTCTTTGCTCGTGCAAAGGAAGTAGCCAAAGAAAACGAGGTTTCAGTGAAGGCTAATGCCCGCGCATGCGGGCGTTATGCCGGAACTAAAGCACGCCCCGCTTCGCCGGCCTTCGGCTTCCCGCTCTTTCCCTAAATGATTGGGCGGCTGCGTAACTCGCCCTTTGGGCTCAGACAGTACTCGCCGACTGCCCCCAATCATTTGGCTCAAGATCGGCGGCTCAGAGGGAGCCAAAAAAAACAAACCAAAAAACCAAACCCAGAGAGTCGGCGCAGGGCGCCGACTCTCTCTAAAAAACATTCCCGCTTGCGTGAATTCAGCGCGTTCGTTGAATTGCCCATCCCCTCTGACGCCGCCGGTGTCGATGGCGTCATGCAGGGAAGCCGAAGGCCGGCGAAAGCTGTCTGAGCGAAGCGAGTTCTTTCGCCGCCTGCATGACGGCAGCGGCGCCGGGGTTTCGGCGGAAGCGGGGCGACCTTCTTTTGGTTACTTTTCTTGGTCGCGCAAGAAAAGTAACCCGCTGCCGGGCGGCCCCGGCCAGCGGCATTGCCCGCCGGCACAGCCAACCCTTTCCCGCATGCTCACCAAGCGAAAGTTTTTTCATCCCACCACCAAAACCAATCCCCCCTCAAATCAACCACTTGCCTTGCCCCACTCCACCTCCCTCTGCTACCATGCAGCCATGACCCTGTATCGCGCCGACTTTTTTGGCTTTTACTTTTATCCCATGCCCATGGCGGCCGGGAGGAAGTAGCGCGAGCAGCGAGCGAAATCCCCGAAAACCGCCAGACCCCTGGCGGTTTTTTTGTTTCAGGGGCTGGCCCAAGCGAAGGACTAGGAAGATGACCGGATACCGTACCGACGACACCCGCATCGAGCAGGGCGACGAATTGCTCGCGCCCATGCAGATCATGCGCGAGCTCAGAGCCAGCCAGGCGGCGCTGAAGACCACCTATACCGCCCGCAAGGCGATCCACGACGTGCTGCGCGGCGCCGATGACCGGCTGGTGATCATCGTCGGACCCTGCTCCATCCACGACCCGGCCGCGGCCCTGGACTACGCCAAGAAGCTGAAGCCGCTGGCCGACGAGCTGAGCCATGACCTGATCATCGTCATGCGGGTCTATTTCGAGAAGCCGCGCACCACCGTGGGCTGGAAGGGCCTGATCAACGATCCGCACCTGAACGAGAGCTTCGACATCAACGAGGGCCTGCGCCTGGCGCGCAAGATCCTGCTCGAGATCAACGAGCTGGGGCTGCCCAGCGCCACCGAGTTCCTCGACCTGATTTCGCCCCAGTACATTGCCGACCTGGTGTCCTGGGGCGCCATCGGCGCCCGCACCACCGAGTCGCAGAGCCACCGGCAGCTGGCCTCCGGCCTATCCTGCCCGGTGGGCTTCAAGAACGGCACCGACGGCAGCATCCGCATCGCGGTGGACGCGATCAAGGCGGCCGAGGCGCGGCACCATTTCATCTCCATCACCAAGTCCGGCCATGTCGCGGTGTTCAAGACCTCGGGCAACGAGGACACCCACGTCATCCTGCGCGGCGGCAAACAGCCCAATTATGACGCCGCCAGCGTTGACGCCGTCTGCCAGGACCTGGCCGCAGCCGGCCTGCGGCCCCAGGTGATGATCGACCTGTCCCACGCCAACTCGAGCAAGCAGTATCAGCGCCAGATCGAGGTCGGCCACGACGTCGCCCGCCAGATCGCCGCCGGCGACCCCCGGATCATCGGGGTGATGGTCGAGAGCCACCTCAACCCCGGCCGCCAGGACCTCTGCCCGGGCAAACCCCTGGAATATGGCGTCTCGATCACCGACGGCTGCATCGGCTGGGCCGATACCGAGCCCCTGCTGCGGGAGCTGGCCGAGGCCGTGCGCCAGCGCCGGCTCAAGCAGGACGGCAATGGCGAATAAGGGGTAAAATCGGCCGTGGCGGGTCTCCCCGCATGGCTAAGTTGCCAACCTGGTCAGGTCCGGAAGGAAGCAGCCACAGCGACCGATGCCAGTGCCGGGGGTAAGGCTCGCCACCTTTTTCAGTCAGGAGTGAGGAGTAAGGCGTGAGGACAACCCGACACCACCTGCCTTCCGCTTGCCCCTCGCCCCTCGCCACGCACCGCACACATAAATGAGCCATCAGGTCCTCGCCCGCAAATGGCGGCCCAAGTCCTTCGCCGAGTTGGTCGGCCAGGAACACGTGGTCCGGGCGCTGTCGAACGCGCTCAACCAGGGCCGGCTGCACCACGCCTACCTGCTCACCGGCACCCGGGGCTGCGGCAAGACCACCATCGCCCGCATCCTGGCCAAGTGCCTCAACTGCGAGACCGGCCCGACCGCCACCCCCTGCGGCAACTGCCCGGCCTGCCGCGAGATCGAGTCCGGCCGCTTCGTCG encodes:
- a CDS encoding YhdP family protein gives rise to the protein MDRLTRRLLRIAAWTALAGGVVFSGVLLTAKYVLLPQLGEQRVLVEQSVGQAIGRTVRIGGLYADWRGLHPRLLLTEVSILGAGPETPLTLPRVDATVSWTSLIFFEPRLAEISLHAPKLTLRRDKAGVIYVAGIPVNQAEAASDLPDWLLRQRLILVSDAEVTWLDEKIDAPPLKLTRLNAALHNILGRHRLGLTALPPADVAHRLDLRADLRGGSVNRPEDWSGQLYSQVDEVDLSAWNRQTPWAQDTVQGGRGSLRFWVELKNGALKQVTGDSRLRDITLQFAKDLRILAFRNLDSRIVWQRTRKGGHAIHTENLRYTTATGEASSAAKLSLRLEPDAKGALKPSQAEAQGLRLEAVAALADAIPLPKSLHDLIQKLGPRGFIDFAEAEQLEGNRYRATARFQQVGINAYGKLPGFANLSGRLKTDQDGGEAQIDSTNLGLDYPGVFRNPLAFADLRARLKWQLPKAGGLDLTIESLKLVNDDLKGNAQGSIRLVPGQSPLLDLQAQLDHGEANAVWKYLPHAVVDNTQAWLKRGLISGYSDDTRLSLKGPIDKFPFDKGGGEFKVSVRMRNGVLDYAPGWPRIDNIQGSLVFHDKSMTLNAEPGARILGIPLGKVTAKIPDLHYSWDETLFITGTAAGPTQGFFEFIRSSPVFDHTGRFTEAMRAEGNGELALHLELPLRHIADTTVGGSYRFADNRLDPGLGLPVLDAVSGQIDFTDKSVSGQRIKTLVFKQPAELNIASEAGGRVRVDLAGRATAQALGEYLPASLARRLSGATNYRAQIGLKERKTSLRIESDLIGLASSLPPPFDKPAASAMPLLVSKTDPGETVQLRYGNLLTASLLPGDGGIKRATFRLGAGDTTLPAEGIALRGSLPFLDLDALRALLPTGSTAKGAVVNDINISFGELLVEQRRFHHLNIQAKPWAKGWQLKLNGQEIQGEASYQFAEGNAPARINGQFKKLHIPQAEDAPGRNAAASAESRPAIDIQAERFGLGDQDYGALTLKLNPLPQRWQVHDFSLASPDGQIAANGELSYTPRRLTALNVTAKVNNLGRLLGRLGHPDAMKRGEGEASGQFTWPGGLEHFQLGKFNGEMRLKLKNGQFTKIDPGAAKLLGILSLQSLPKRITLDFRDVFTEGFAFDEINGGVLIDRGNAYLKNLSMDGPTARVLMGGKIGLADETQSLRVTVTPKLEESLAVGAALIGGPIAGVGAYVASKVLKDPLGQATTFDYQVTGTWSEPVVVKLAKTATTKSEEKP
- a CDS encoding carbon-nitrogen hydrolase family protein, which gives rise to MTRKTTSSFAKTRSRATPKAQDNSGLLRVAAIQMASGPNVSANLAEAERLIEQAVASGAKLVALPEYFAIMGLKDTDKVAAREAEGKGPIQKFLATQARKHQIWLVGGSVPLECDNPKKVRNSCLVYDDKGKQVARYDKIHLFGLELGNERYREETTIEPGDKVVVVDTPFGRIGLSICYDLRFPELYRAMGEVDIIVVPSAFTATTGKAHFETLVRARAIENLAYVIAPAQGGYHLSGRETHGDTMIVDPWGNVLDRLPRGSGVVSAAINRGYQESLRKSLPALKHRSLNCSSAIKVEVIKAVGA
- the tldD gene encoding metalloprotease TldD, which translates into the protein MSADLFVTAQATLLAPNELEPRQLDGVFGLLAAHRLDDADLYFQYSRSEAWSLEEGRVKSGSFSIDQGVGVRAVVGDKTAFAYSDDIRLPAIEEAARTARAIAAAGGSASVRTPVAVTGRQLYQPLDPLASLAEADKVALLHRLEDYARKLDPRVSQVIASLAGEYEVIYVARLDGRVAADVRPLVRVSLQVIVEQDGRREQGSSGGGGRFDYGYFTDAILQDYARQAVHQAVTNLAAKPAPAGPMTVVLGAGWPGILLHEAIGHGLEGDFNRKGSSAFSGRIGQRVAAPGVTVVDDGTLPNRRGSLNIDDEGNPTECTVLIEDGILRGYMQDALNARLMGMAPTGNGRRESFAHLPMPRMTNTYMHAGDKAPEEIIASVQKGLYAANFGGGQVDITSGKFVFSAAEAYLIEDGRITQPVKGATLIGNGPDALTRVTMIGNDMRLDSGVGTCGKEGQSVPVGVGQPTLRIDGLTVGGTQ
- the aroG gene encoding 3-deoxy-7-phosphoheptulonate synthase AroG, which gives rise to MTGYRTDDTRIEQGDELLAPMQIMRELRASQAALKTTYTARKAIHDVLRGADDRLVIIVGPCSIHDPAAALDYAKKLKPLADELSHDLIIVMRVYFEKPRTTVGWKGLINDPHLNESFDINEGLRLARKILLEINELGLPSATEFLDLISPQYIADLVSWGAIGARTTESQSHRQLASGLSCPVGFKNGTDGSIRIAVDAIKAAEARHHFISITKSGHVAVFKTSGNEDTHVILRGGKQPNYDAASVDAVCQDLAAAGLRPQVMIDLSHANSSKQYQRQIEVGHDVARQIAAGDPRIIGVMVESHLNPGRQDLCPGKPLEYGVSITDGCIGWADTEPLLRELAEAVRQRRLKQDGNGE